In Lolium perenne isolate Kyuss_39 chromosome 5, Kyuss_2.0, whole genome shotgun sequence, the sequence taccggagagcatgcaagatcttaaataaacaatagtatgataacatgatgaacaatctgatcacaattccacaatttatcggatcccaacaagcacaacacaaattacatcatatggatctcaatcatgtaaggcagctaatgagatcattgtattgaagtacatgggagagagagtaccaactagctacagccaagaacccgtagtccatgggggaactactcacaaaccatcatggagtcgaagtggaggcggtggagtcgatgcagatagctccgggggtcaatccccgtcctggcagggtgccagaacaggaacttctgacccccgaaacttgtcttcgatggcggcggagctgCGGAACTTTTCGGGGAATATGActcgggtttttagggttttcgtgaggaaggcaatatataggcgaaagggcgatgtcggtgggcgcccgaggggcccacaccacccctaggcgcggccaggggggcgcgcctaggcatggtgtagccgcctcctggctcttctccgtctcccctttggactccgtcttcgtgacagcaaaataggagcttcggcttttgtttcgtcccattccgagaatatttccagaataacttttctgaaatacaaaaatagcagaaaacaggaactggtactgtggcatcttgttaataggttagttcctgaaaatgcataaaaatgccacgaagtgtaaacaaaacatatagaaattggtgtaaaacaagcatggagcatcaaaaattatagatacgtttgcaacgtatcagcatccccaagcttaactcatgctcgtcctcgagtaggtaagtgataacaaaaataatttttgtggTGACATGCAgctaacacaatcttgatcaagttattataaaagcattgtaagctgagatcaaagtactctaaacataggcatgatagatataattctaacaatgtaacttagcaactatgttacaacatgatAAGTAAcacaaacaaaagatcatgaataataatgcATTAAAAGCTATTTGTTTGTTtcgagcatagagaaaacatagcaaagtggtattcagcttgtccttcatggaatagcaaagcataaatgccaggacacctttaaagttcaaagggtgactagatacaaatagtttgagaacaagcaataacataatcatgaatcaattaaTAATAAATCtttggactatgcacattatactcagaatgacaactatactctcttaattggtgcataaagttagaagatggagactcaacatataagtaaaagaaaggccctgcgcagagggaagcagagattactcatgtgctagagctttttattttgaataaaatagaggtgttgaaaatgtattttgagaggtatgtatgtctatgtcaacgactgGTATCAAATGGtttatcatcctttcatatagttacttcaagagcagctcccataTAGTTCTCCatttgcacaccattatttaggatctctccagtacatagTGTGCGGagctttatttgtttattttatattttttgtgggctgggcacccagttgccttgctctttttgcaatattaaggactagcacattattcatgctagtcaaggtgtgaagtcatgaaaagacaataaagcattcaatacttcctcatgagctaaaacaggaacacaaaacaggtaataatttttgaaggttttaaaggtagcacacaagcaatttactttggagtggtggtgaaataccacatataggtaggtatggtggacacaattggcaaactttggttttttaggagttggatgcacgagtagagctcatactcagtatagGTGGATGCTAGCaagagactgggagcgaccaactaagagagcaataatggccataatcatgcatagcgacaaaacattattaatcaaagcataaagtgatattacaagtcaaaaactaaatgatcatagaggcttgaggtgactggtttgtagtcataacatggtgtaagcatgtgccaagtcaacccaaataaagcatcaaaggagaatactacAATACtatgcttttgtatgatggaaacaacacatgattctttcaatggcacattaagcactctcagctatttgagacaagtcatgctacaacaataactactaagcatataattaaaataacatctaacatgacatgctaaagtctaagccacagtctaaacaagcttccttttgcaccactataagcatgaaatattttactcgtctccaacaccaatcaatttatttgaaacaactctcatagataataatcaataaagagcagagagctaatcatacctaactaaagaaaactaacaagctctgaacaaaatacgagtggaaaacaagagctaaacgcagtctagcaaaagagaacactcgcagaacaaaaagagtgaaaactagagtgttctatgcaatgaaaacggagtgtgtcattctccaaaaaaagtatgctgggatccaaccatatactacagcaaacaaaacaaaataaaacttaaaaacaaaaataaagacgctccaagaacaacacatagcatatgaagcaataaaaatatagtgtcttgaaagatgacctgatatttttgttgatgaagaagggaatgccttgggcatccccaagctttgacgcttgtacctcttggatatttcttggggtgacatgggcatccccaattttgagcttttgtccatccttcatctcatcacatcattcttctctccctacacttgaaaacttccttcatacaaaactttacacaattttcattagcagcattagtgcaatcaaaataacaaatccactttttttcagttctaacataagtcaaacatccattaaaacattagctactgtaTCAACTTATTTtaaaagctctttctctcaaaagaactcaaaaagaaagagattaagaggcaaatgcaaatagtggcagaaatctgtcaaaacagaacagcaggtaaagatcgattttttagaaaatcatctgttgctcaaatcgaaatgtgcaaaactaatgaaagttatataataacctTTGGCATATGCTAAAAAATTATAAGATCAATACGACGTTCTGGTTGGGAATACGAATTTTTTGGTGACAGCACATAATCtatttcaggacagcaacttccccaaatcttactttcttaatattagaggctattcttggcacaaaaacgaaataaaaaggataaggagaggttattacagaggtaatagcttccaagactcaacaaaataaaaattacagaaataaaacatgggttatctcccaagagtgcttttctttaacgcatttTAGCTAGGCTtgatagttttaatgatgctctcatgaaaataaaaaatgaagcaaaaggagcatcaagaagcaaattcaaaacacatttaagtctaatgcacttcctatgcataggaatcttatacacaaataaattcacaaagaacaaagtgacaagcataagaagataaaacaagagtaacttcaaaactttcagcatatagagaggtgtttagtaccatgaaaacttctacaaccatgttttcctctctcataataattttcagtagcatcatgaataaactcaataatataactatcacataaagcatgcttttcatgatctacaaacacataatttttatcaagctcaaaaatagtgggattaaaacattcaaacccacttttaacaattttataacaagatgattgatcattctcaagaggtatGGGGCTCCAACATAAAGTCAAGAcccctccaatcccattttcaatagtagtacaattaatattatcaaccaatataggaccatcatctagagctttatcataaacattttctaagcaaaactctttagtaccatgcattttgaagttaggcacaaataaaggattatcataaaatttatcaaaatagcatggattatcatagataacaggagcataattattatcacaagttttactcatagtaaatatttcaagagaatccacatgaacataacattcatcctcctttggtaagcatggaggacaatcaaatagtgtaagagataaagaattactctcattagaaggtaggcatgggtagctaatccattcttcctccttttgttcatcactctccgcctctttttcatctaatgatctttcaggttcagcaatttcttcttccacaggttcctgcaaattgtggataCAATCTTGTGCATgactgagtctctctttataatcaatgacataacaattattgctgaaattttctatgcaataatcaaggatagaagagaccatATCTTTAAGGTCATTACAAGCAACACAGGTtttataatttttagacatgaaggattctatttcagaagctcccataaataaaacaaattgttctacttcttcaaatccaagatgaatatagttattccaatgatagttcacaattaaaacttctttactaaagccacattagaatttaagatgtttagtatcttgttcagagcaacaatttatatcatggcatttaagcaaaattttagcaatttgaTTCAACTGTTTTAACACGCCTCTCATCACTTTACCCTTAATTGATTCTCTATACTTTATAAATAATTCTTTAAGTTCCATAGAGGTTCTAGCatattcttccataacaacagttttttagATTCTCGGTTTTTCaagtttttatggatttttgggtatataagaaaaattaaacaagacaaaaaaaaactggacaaaagtaaactaaacaaaacacaactaaacagaaataaactaagcacaaataaactagacaagacaaaataaaataaaaacagagagataggtaaagtgtactccctaggtgaacttatgagtagagctatgctccccggcaacggcgccagaaaatagtcttgctgacccacaagtataggggatcgcaacagtcttcgagggaagtaaaacccaaatttattgattcgacacaaggggagacaaagaatacttataagccttaacaacggagttgtcaattcagctgcacttggaaaagcactagtaacatgggtgatgtgaaaacagcagtaatatgagagtagttgtaatagtaacacagtagcagcagcagtaacacagaggcaatggcaccggaaaatattcCAGTGTGTAGCtgactgtagagcaatgatgatgaaagaaggaccggggttcctaggtatctacactagtggtaactctccaaacaaATAatatgtgttgggtgaacaaattacagttgggcaattgataattgtgaaggcatgacaatgcatgctatgataagataaagtttactgtagtatttttttgggcattacaacatgatacacagaccgctatccagcatgcatctgtgcctaaataatccaccttcaggttagcatccgcacccctttcagtattaagttgtaagcaacagattattgcattaagtaaagtgcataatgtaaacaacacaattatccttggacaaagcattgttgttttacccctagtggcaacatcacatccacaaccttagaggttgctgtcactcccctggATTAAATGGAgactgaacccactatctagcataaatactccctcttggagatacatgcaactacttgatcagggtaaccacaagtaccggagagcatgcaagatcttaaataaacaatagtatgataacatgatgaacaatctgatcacaatttcacaatttatcggatcccaacaaacacaacacaaattacatcatatggatctcaatcatgtaaggcatctcatgagatcattgtattgaagtacatgggagatagagtaccaactagctacagccaagaacccacagtccatgggggaactactcacaaaccatcatggagtcgaagtggaggcggtggagtcgatggagatagctccgggggtcaatccccgtcccggcagggtgccggaacaggaacttctgacccccaaaacttgtcttcgatggcggcggagctacggaactttttggGGAATATGACTCagatttttagggttttcgcaaggaaggcaatatataggcgaaaaggcgatgtcggtgggcgcccgaggggcccacaccacccctaggcacggccaggagggcccgcgcctaggcatggtgtggccgcctcctggctcttctccgtctcccctttggactccgtcttcgtgacagcaaaataggaacttcggcttttgtttcgtccaattccgagaatatttccagaataacttttctaaaatacaaaaacagcagaaaacaggaactgacactatggcatcttgttaatatgttagttccagaaaatgcataaaaatgacacgaagtgtaaacaaaacatatagaaattggtgtaaaacaagcatggagcatcaaaaattatagatacatttgcaacgtatcagttGGGCATCTGCCGGCCGTCGAGGAAACGGTGACCATGGCATGGACGCTAGCGGGCAGCTCCTGCTCACGAAGCAATAGTGGGAGGCGCGCAAGAAGTAGCTGCGTGGTGGCGGCTCGAGCAGCAGAGGTGACGGGCGTGTTGGCAGCTAGGTCATCGACGGGAAGAAAGGGGGCCAGCCTCAACAGGCCCCGACACCAAACGGCATCGTAGGCAAGGAGAAGTGGCGCTATTGCGGCAAGAAGGGACATTGGGCCCGTGAATGCCGCAAGAAGCAGCGAGATGACGCGGCGAAGGTGGCTGCGGCGCCAGCCGCCGCGAACCTCATCCAAGTCGAAGAAGACAATGGCCCTGGGCTGATGATGGCGTGCATCAAGGAGGTGATCGAAGGGACGGAACCCGTGCCTGAAGTGGCGCTGTCCGTGGCGATAGAGACGGGAGATCACGGCACGCGCACTGGCGGCCACATCTTCCTCAACGAATAGAGGGCACTCATCACACCTGCCCATGGCGACGATCGCGGTGGCGAGGTGTGGTTCCTAAACACCGGAGCCACAAACCACATGACGGGGTCGGAGGAGGCCTTCGCGGAGCTCGATCGCTCTGTCTCTGTGAAGGTACGCTTCGCCCATGGCTCGGTGGTGGACATCCGCGGGCGCGGCACCGTCATGTTCGCCGTCGATGGGGGTGACCATCGAGTGTTCATAGAGGTGTTCTACATACCTGCACTGAAGAGCAGAGTCGTGAGCCTTGGCCAGGTCGACAAAAGCTGGATCGATATCGACATACGCCGAGGCATGCTCACCGCCCGTGACCACAGACGGCGCATCCTGTTTAAGGTAAATCGATCCCCAAATTGATTGTACAAGCTCACGTTCACACCTGTGCATCCAGTATGTCTTGCCGCGGGCCATGTGTCAGATGCGTGGCGCTGGCATGCGCGACTCAGGCATCTCCAATTCGATGGGCTGCAGAGAATGGCGCGTGGCGGGCTTGTTCGGGGCCTACCGCACATCGACCATGCCAATGAGCTCTGCGGGGCCTGCCTTGCTGGGAAGCAGCGGCGACTGCCTTTTCCACAGAAGGCACACTACAGAGCACAGAAGATGCTCGAGCTCGTCCACGGTGATTTGTGTGGGCCGATCACACCGCCCACTCCAGGAGGCCGCCGCTACATTATGCTGCTGATCGATGATCGCAGCCGATTCATGTGGGTGGAGTTGCGTCCAAGGATGAAGCAGCGAAGGCCATCGTCAAGATCCTAGCCACAACAGAGGTGGAGTGTGGGTACAAGATCCATGTGCTACGCACGAATCGCAGGGGAGAGTTCACCTCTGCCACGTTCTACCAACATTGCGCCGAGACGGGTGTGCAGTGCCATCTCACCGCGCCGTACACGCCACAACAGAACGGCGTGGCTGAAAGGCGAAACCAGACCGTGCCGGGAATGGCGAGAAGAATGCTCAAGGCCAAGAAAGTTCCGAGCATGTTTTGGGAGAAGGCGGTGCTCACAGCCGCTTTCATCCTCAATCGCTTGTTCACAGGAAGTGTCGATGGCAAGACGCCATACGAGGCCTGACATGGCGTGAAGCCAGATGTCAGGTTCCTGCGCGTGTTTGGCAGTGTGGGACATGTCAAGGTGGCTCGCCCGCACCTGAAGAAGTTGGACGACCGTAGCTCGCCTATGGTCTACATCGGCTACGCAACGGGATCCAAGGCATACAAGATGTACGATCCGGCCACCAAAAGCGTGCACGTGTCACGCGATGTCGTCTTCAATGAGGACGCAAGATGGAATTGGGAAGCACTGGGGAAGTCACCGGCGAGCAGCTCCTTCACGGTCGAGTACCCTCTGTACATGACACGCACCGCCATGGCAAGGCCTACCGCGGCAGAAAAAACTGCTGAAACCTCTGCCGCAGCAGAGAAAATGGTGAGATTCTCTGCCACGGCAGGATCCTGCCACGATGCGCCGTCTCCAACTGCCATGACCTCCGTCACGCTCGCGCACTCGTCGACGCCAAGCCAAGCAAGGGAGGCGGGTGGGTCCTCCCAGGAGCCCACTGCGGTGCGTTTCGCGACGCGACCGACCGCAAACTCCGCACTTCGACGCCAAGGACAACGCCGCCGTGCCTCATCGATTCTTTCACATTGATGATCTACTTGGCAAGCCAACCGAGGTGTCGCAGCAAGCCTTGCGGCCTCCGTTGTTCGATGACGAGGTTCTGCACCTCGTTGCAGGAGAGGAACCTTCCTCGTTTGCTAAGGCGGATGCTAAGGACTACTGGCGGCATGCAATGCTCGACGAGTTGCAATCCATCGACGACAATGGCACATGGACCTTGACCACTCTCCCTACAGGCAACAACACGATTGGCCTAAAATGGGTTTACAAAGTGAAGAAAGATGAGCTGGGCAACATCGTCAAGCATACGACCCGTCTTGTCGCAAAGGGCTATGTGCAGCGCGCCGGCATGGATTTTGAAGAGATTTTTGCACCAGTCGCCAGATTGGAGTCGGTGCGCCTCATTCTGGCTCTGGCTGCTCACCGTGGATGAGAAGTTCGTTACATGGATGTAAAATCCGCTTTCTTAAACGGTGATCTGGAGGAGGAGGTATACGTCTTGCAACCTCCGGGCTTCACCGCTGATGGACGCGGGCGTGAGGTATACAAGCTGCACAAGGCTCTGTACGGTTTACGGCAGGCTCCGCGAGCATGGGATGCCAAGCTCGATGCAAGCTTGGTATCTCTGGGGTTCACGCGTAGCACCACAGAGCATGGTGTCTATGCGCGTGGATCTGGCGGCGAGCTGCTCATCGTCGGCGTGTACGTCGATGACCTCGTCATCGCATGAGCTGACATCAACGAGTTGCTCTATTTCAAAGGTGAGATGAAGGACCTCTTTGCATGAGCGACCTGGGATTACTCCGGTACTACCTGGGTCTGGAGATGAAGCAGGAGAGAGGGCGCACCACTGTCAAGCAGGCGGCATACGCCATCAAGTTGATCGACAAAGTTGGCCTGGCGGGGTGCAACGCCGTGCGCACTCCCATGGAGCCCAGGTGCCAACTCAGCAAGGAGAGCAAGGAGGAAGCGGTGGATGCGAAATTCTACCGCAGCGTGGTTGGGAGCCTCAGGTACCTTGTCCACACATGCCTACACATCTCATTTGCCATGGGATATCTGAGCAGGTTCATGGAGGCTCCAGCGGGCGATCATCTCGCAGCAGTGAAGCACCTGCAACGGTACATCGCCGGTACACTCAGTCATGGATGTGTGTACCATCGTGGTGATGAAGAGACGCTGACGGGGTTCAGCGATTCAGATCATGCCGGTGACATCGACTCCAGGAAAAGCACATCTAGCATGCTGTTCTTCCTCGGCGAGAGTCCTGTCAGTTGGCAATCGTAGAAGCAGAAAGTGGTCGCCACATCCTCATGCGAGGCCGAGTACATTGCAGCGGCCACTGCAGCGTGCCAAGGGATCTGGTTGGTGCGTCTTTTCGGCGAGCTACTGAATCAAGAAGCTGCGCTGGTGAAGCTGTTCATCGACAACAAGTCCACGATTTCGCTTTGCAAGAACCCTGTTCTTCACGATCGCAGCAAACACATCTACCTTCGATATCACTTCATACGTGATTGTGTTGAGAAGGGCACTGTGATCGTGGATTTCATCGGCACAAGTGAGCAGAAGGCGGACATTCTGACGAAGCCGCTTGGTCGTGTGCGCTTTCAGGAGGTGCGGATCAAGGTTGGGATCGTCGACACCAAGTTCACTCGACAAGGTTGAGAGGGAGAATGTTGGCTTAAACCTCTTCTCGCTCTTAACTGAATTTCCCTAACTTTTCGTTTTTTCAGTTTCGTCAAACTTTTTCAGTTAGCCGTTTTAGTTAGCCAGGTTGTTGCGTTTTGTGCGGCACCTGGACCTAGTCATAGATCGGTGAGCACGAAGCTTGGATCGGGGGATGGCACAATCGGTAGTGGAGCGGTGTTTTAGCTTTGTTTCCCTTCTTACTGAATAAAAGGAGAGATCAGAAAAGCTGCAGGCTTAACGCAACACAATAACTCGCATTGTCTCTGTGTTCTTCTCTGGCTATCTACGCGTTTGAGTTCTTGATTTCAGGGAGACAACAGCATCGTAGAtggccttgagtttgcttcagtaGACACCGATGGTCATGCCGCCCTACCGAAGATCATGGAACTCCCGCCGCAAATGCATGCTCCGCCTGGCCTTGTTCTCGGTGAAGAAGCCGAGGACCACTTGCCAGGTCGCATACGCGGAGTTGTCAGTGGTCATGACGATCTCCTGGAGATCATCAGTGATGGTGGCGAGGAACCATAGGGAGATGGTGGCGTCGGTCGTGCGCCACTCCCCATCAGCAAGATGGGAGTCGGTTTCCTCATCCACATGATCGCGGGCATTGTATCGGGTggggaggaagaggatgatgttgCGCCACTTGCGGTAGTGCTTGCCTGACATCTCTAGTTGGAAGGAGATGTAATTGGTGTTGATATTGTGGATTGAGAAGGCAAGAGAAGGTAGAGCTAGGGCTATCTCAGGAGATTCAGAGGTTTAGCCATGGCTAGGGGAGGGACGTCGCTCATCGGCGATGGGGAGACAGTGAGAGGAGCAAAAGACCAAAAACAATAATTATCTAAACACCCCCGGCCCCTGTCACTAACAGTTTGTTTGTTGTAGGCACTGCATGTTGCATGTTGCACCGACACTGCCTACTCTGAACTATTTATCCAAATAGTCGCATAGATTTTCACCAAAACTCAGAAGAGAAATTATTCAGTTAATGTATTAAGATAAGAGATAACCGAACCATAGACTGATAGCGAGTATTAGCTACTGAACCATGGTTTAATGCATGAG encodes:
- the LOC127304319 gene encoding uncharacterized protein, whose amino-acid sequence is MTGSEEAFAELDRSVSVKVRFAHGSVVDIRGRGTVMFAVDGGDHRVFIEVFYIPALKSRVVSLGQVDKSWIDIDIRRGMLTARDHRRRILFKYVLPRAMCQMRGAGMRDSGISNSMGCREWRVAGLFGAYRTSTMPMSSAGPALLGSSGDCLFHRRHTTEHRRCSSSSTDEAAKAIVKILATTEVECGYKIHVLRTNRRGEFTSATFYQHCAETGVQCHLTAPYTPQQNGVAERRNQTVPGMARRMLKAKKVPSMFWEKAVLTAAFILNRLFTGSVDGKTPYEA